GTAGGCAGCAGCCAGAAGAAGCGGCCAGACAATTTGTGCTGGGTGCGCCTGTTTGACGGCCAGGTGCTGGATATTCTCGAAATGGGCATTCTAGACGCGGTGGATACACGTATATTCAAGGGACCGAAGCCCAGTGTTGGCATGCGCCCCCTCTTTCACTTTTCAGGGCCCGAGTTTGCGGCAGATACGCTGGAGGGCGACCGCCTGCAAGCGGCAGGTGCGAGCTACGAAGCTTCCAATGCATTCCTGCATCTCAAGTCACTCCTACTTGACTTCTACCGCGGCGAAGAGCTGCAACCCAACAATATTGCGCTCAGTGGCCTTGAGTACGTCATCTCTGTGACCATTGCACCATCGACGAAGAAGGAGGCCGAACAGCCATCGCAGGATCTCGAGAGTCTCTACCGCGCTGCGGGGCTCTCGGACAAGATCACAGGAGGCACTCTAGTGCACAAGGCGCCGTCGTGTGTTGTGCATTTCCGTGTGTACATGGTGCGCATGGTCGCATCGGGGTCCAAGACGCCCCGGGTGGAGCTGAGTTCGTGCGGCCCTTCGATCGACTTTGAGCTTCGCAGGCGTCTCCCGGCGGGTGATCGTATGCTGCAGGCGCTCCGGCGCCCGAAGACGGCCGAGCAGAGGAACACGCAAGGCAaaggcaagcgcaagaacaTTGACACGGACGTTATGGGCGATATGGTCGGCCGTGTTCATCTCGGCAAGCAGGATCTTTCGACACTCAATGTCAAGAAGGTCAAAGGACTTCGCGGTGCTCGTTTTGATGAGGAAGATGGAAACCTTGCATTTGGGGACGAAGACGAGGACGGGGACGAGGATGAGGATGACGAGGGTGTtgaggacgacgaggagtttgaggaggaggaggatgAGTTTGAGGAGGAGTCTGAAGAGGAAGATGAGGAATAGACGAGTGATTCTTGTTCATGTCATAGATACCCATGCGACACACATTCCTTCAAAGCATTTGCACTATAGCGCCATCGCCGACCACCGTAGCCATGCCCTGCGGTTGCTTGCCTTGGTACACAGGCTCAAGTAAATACGCCTCATAGTACCCGGATAGCGAACGACTTTATAACTCAGTTGGTTAGAGTATCACGTTAACATGCGTGTCAACGGTTATACCGTGAAAGTCCCCGGTTCGAGCCCGGGTAAAGTCATTTTTCATTTTTTCATTTTTTTATCTCATAATTCCCGATCTTGTTTTCACCACATGGCAACTGGCGCGCATGTCTGGGGGATGCATGGCGTGCACCCTCCACGTGCCAATAACTTACCCATCTTTACTATAGGCCCAATGCAATTTTGTATGCATAATGACGCGAACAGAAAactgcaagcgcatcggcatTTCGGCCTTTTGCGGCATAGTGTCCATAGCACATTGGATGGTTTATGTCATGCCAGCAAGGATTAGCAGTTTGCGCATCCTAGTTCGGTGCGATTAATCGGTAGCCTACATTCCGGGCCCCATATCGGGAACTGTGTTTGTTTTTGCCCCCTACTTGCCACAAGTTTACAGCCGAACCAGGTTCTCCAACTTCCTTCACATAACTTGACCGTTACGTGCGAAGTACAACTTGTTCTCCTATTACCGACATACCCACATCAATGTCTTTCGACCTTAGCTCTACGGTCCGTCGCGGTCACCCTATCGCGTTCGGCATTTTCGCCCTTTTCTCTTTGATTGTGGCCATCATCTCGTCCGCTGTTGTGGCGAGCTTCAACAACAATGGCCAGCCCTCTGATAAAGTTGTGCGCGACAGCACCCGCTTTATGATCTTCGCCGGTTGGTGGAGTTTCATTTTCTCTATTGTTTACGTACGTGTTTACTTGGTTTGCGATGCTGACTTGGGCAGATTGTTCTCTTCCTCACCGGTATCGGTGGTTTCCTTTCCTCGATCGCCAGCCACGCCGTGTTTATTGTACTTACATGGATCTTCTGGCTCGCTGGctctgctgcgctttcGTCGAAGGTGGGTGACGTTAACTGCTCCGACGCGACAAAGGCCGGCGCAGTACCCTATGTTCCGAGCTGCACTGCTGTCAAGACCATTGTTGCTTTTGGCTGGATTGGCTGGATCGAGCTGACTTTCCTTCTATGCATCATTATCATGCTCGGTGTTAAGGCCTTTACTGGCGGCCGCGGTGTGAGCGATGGCTTCGCGTAAACAGGTAGCTCATGGTATTGTTGACGTTTCGGCTGACTTCGGTCGGTTGTGTACGCCTGTTGAGCTTTGCTAATTGATTAATTCATCACTATCCGCATCCTGTTTCCAACCATTCTTTTTCAAACCTTGTGACTCTACCCGCACATGCTCTGGGACCATTATTGAAACATACCCGGATAATCTAGTGATTTCTGCAGACGGACCTATATATACGGTTTTAACTCGACCTTGAAAAAAAAGGCTACATCCATACCGTGCCCTCTCGGCTTTAGCCGCATTGTGGATTTTATCGTGGTCGTTAGACTTGATGGGCGAGCTCAGTTAGTGCCTAGAATCTGGTTAGCAACACAGTCCCTTCTTAAACAGCGTTGCTTGTGTCTACTTTTTTTTTCCCCCTCCGCTTGCCGCATTCCCGCGCAACGGAcggacgccgcgcgaaacTCGTCGCGTAGAGTGCGTCATACACGCGGGCTACCCAACGGGCAGGCTATATCCTCTGCAGCCACGCCGAATGGATTTCGGGAGTCGTGCATatccgcgcagcgcgcgaccCTACTTAATTCAAAAATGCCCCGTGGGCTGGCGCCTCGTTTGTCGAGCGTACAGCGCAATGCCGGCCGAAAGGCACGCCTGAGGAGCAAAGCACACGGCgcgacacgcgcgcgctgggacAGGTATCAAGGGAAACGCGCCAATAAAGTGGTGCTGTAAAGCAGGACGCGTCTCGTCGCGTCGCGTTTGTGTGGCGGATCGATTGGtttcgcacgcgcaatcGCATTTCGTTGTCCTCTTAACACACGCGCTTTCTGTTCTTTTCAAACCTTACGCGTCTCTTGCCAACCATGATCTTTGTGTACAAGCGAGGTATGTATGCCACACTCTCCCTCTTACCCTACAGACGGACGCAAAGAAGAGGTACGCTTTGACAAGGTCACTGCCCGTGTGGCAAAGCTGTGCTACGGCCTCGACATGAACTATGTCGACCCCATCGAAATCACACGCAAGGTGATTGATGGTATCTATGAAGGTGTGACCACGGTCGAGCTGGACAACCTTGCGGCAGAGACTGCCGCATACAAGACGACGACGCACCCTGACTATGCcgtgctcgctgcgcggaTTGCCATCAGCAACCTGCACAAGGAGACGAAAAAGACGTTTAGCCAAGTCGTCAAGGACCTGTACGACTATGTGAACCCTCGTACTGGCAAGCACAGCCCCATGATCTCGGACGAGACGTACGAGGCCGTGATGGCAAACAAGGACACGCTTGACTCTGCGATCATTTACGAACGCGACTTCCACTACAACTTTTTTGGCTTCAAGACACTCGAGCGCTCCTACCTGCTCCGTGTCAATGGCAAGGTCGCTGAGCGGCCGCAGCATATGCTGATGCGCGTTGCGGTTGGTATCCATGGCGCCAACGTAGAGAACGCGATTGAGACGTACAACTACATGTCTGAAAAAGCGTTTACGCACGCCTCTCCGACGCTGTTCAATGCCGGCACGCCCAACCCCCAAATGTCGTCGTGCTTTTTGATCGCGATGCAGGACGACTCGATTGAAGGCATTTACGACACGCTCAAGTCGTGTGCGATGATCAGCAAGACGGCCGGCGGGATTGGTCTACACATTCACAATATCCGCAGCACGGGCTCGTACATTGCCGGCACGAACGGTGTGAGTAACGGTATTATTCCCATGCTCCGCGTTTTCAACAACACGGCGCGCTACGTCGACCAGGGCGGCAACAAGCGCCCTGGTGCGTTTGCAATCTACCTTGAGCCGTGGCACTCGGACGTGTTTGAGTTTATTGATCTGCGTAAGAACCACGGCAAGGAGGaggtgcgcgcacgcgacCTCTTTTTTGCGCTCTGGATTCCCGACCTGTTTATGCGCCGTGTCCAGGAGGGTGGCGACTGGTCGCTCATGTGCCCGCACGAGTGCCCCGGTCTGTCGGACTCGTATGGCGAGGAGTTTGATGCGCTGTACGAACGCTACGAGCGCGAAggccgcgccaagcgcactgTCAAGGCACAGAAGCTGTGGTACGCTGTACTTGAGGGCCAAATTGAGACGGGCGGTCCGTTTATCCTCTACAAAGACGCTGCGAACCGCAAGAGCAACCAGAAGAATGTCGGCGTGATCAAGTCGTCGAACTTGTGCACGGAGATTATGGAGTACAGCTCGCCGGACGAGACGGCCGTGTGCAATCTGGCCTCCATTGCCCTTCCCACCTTTGTCGAGGGCACGGGCGCTGCGAAGCGCTACAACTTTGAGCGCCTGCACGACGTGGCAAAGGTGGTGTGCAAGAACTTGAACCGTATTATCGACATCAACTACTATCCCGTCGagtcggcgcgccgctccaaCATGCGCCACCGTCCGATTGGTATTGGTGTTCAAGGTCTTGCTGACGCATTTATGATTATGGGCTATCCGTTTGACAGCCccgaggcgcgcttgctcaaCCTGCAAATCTTTGAGACCATCTatcacgccgcgctcgagcgctcGAGCGAGATTGCAGCCGAGCTTGGGCCCTACGAAACCTATGCAGGCTCGCCTGCTTCCCAGGGCATCTTGCAGTTTGACATGTGGAACAAGACGCCCACAGATCTCTGGGACTGGGCCACACTCAAGGAAAAGATTGCCAAGCATGGCCTGCGCAACTCGCTGCTCCttgcgccgatgccgacCGCATCCACGAGCCAGATTCTCGGGTTCAACGAGTGCTTCGAGCCGTACACGAGCAACATTTATATGCGCCGTGTTCTCGCTGGCGAGTTCCAGGTGGTCAACCCGtggctcttgcgcgagctcgtcgagcaggGCCTGTGGAACGAGTCGATGAAGCAAAAGATTATCGCCCACGGCGGCTCGATCCAGAACATTGCCGATATTCCCGACCGTATCAAGGCGCTGTACAAGACGGTGTGGGAGATCAGCCAGAAGGTGATTATCGATATGGCGGCGGACCGCGGTGCTTTCATCTGCCAGAGCCAGAGTCTGAATGTACACCTCAGTGCACCTACATTTGGCCAGCTCACTTCGATGCATTTCTACGGCTGGAAGAAGGGACTCAAGACGGGGTCTTATtatttgcgcacgcgcccTGCTGCCAATGCGATTCAGTTTACCGTGTCCAAGGAGgacattgccgaggcgAAGGAGTCGAAGAAGAATGCGTCGCAGGCAGCATTGCAGGCCAAGGCTACCGATAAGGCCCAGATCgaggaggcgcgcgccaagcagcaagTTTTCTCAACAGACGCTGTCGTCCAAGGCGTTGGCCGTCTTGGCGTCGACGGCACGGTTACGCATGATGGGCCGCGCACGGAGGGTGCACCTGCAGAGGACGATGGATTCCAGGCTGCACTTGAACGCCaaaagcgccgccaagAAGAGGCTGATCGTCTTGCATGCTCTTTAGAGAACAAGGAGGCTTGCCTGATGTGTTCTGGCTAGatgcggcgtgcttggtTATGATGCTAGTTACGACCCGGGCGTTTGTGCGCATTGTTCCTGTATAGCACCGTGTCTTGCGTACGTGCGTTGAGGAGCCTAGTCTCATCCTACCATGTTTCGTAGTTGCCTGTACGCTGATTCTACACCCTGCACCTTGACTCCATACCTCTGTCCCTACCACACctggcgcacggccgcatACAGCTTGCACGTGCAGCTGCTTACTTCCTCAACCCAAATTACGTGCCGCACACCCACGTGTCTGTGCCTAGCCCACCAAGTTATTCCTCATACACCGTGCAGCATGTCGCCGCCGCGAATGTACGTATGTCTATGGCTGACCCAAGCATCTTGCGTCCCCCTCCAAGTCGGGACTTTCTTCAGGGGTACCCCGGCATTCCCGAATCCGAGACTCGGCCTGCCGCGCATCTAACAGGTACCATTGAAATCCAGCATGGCAGCAAGCAGCTCTCTGCTGCATGGCTGCGTGTGGAAATGTCCAAGGTCGAGACGCTGCCATCCGGCGAGTCATGGACCGAACTGATCGGACAGGGCCCGATCGATGTATGGCAGGCCGCGCCTAGCGGCAACGCTGCCGATGGTGAAGTATGGCAAACACTCCCTCAGGTACGCAAAACTTTATactcaccgcagcgcaaatTTGAGTTCCGCGTGAATGTTCCTGAAAAGCTACCGCCGTCTTTGCGTCTGGAAAAGAACGGGGGCATTAGCTACCAGCTGGTCGCTACCATGTGTGTCCAGATCAAACGGTACGTTCCGAGCCACCCTAACCACAGCGGTTTCTTCCGCCGCACCCTCGTCAAAAAGGTCTTGCAAGACGTGCGCGCTATTCATCTGGAAAAGCACGAGCTGCACTCGACGTGGCCGCTGTACAATGTGCCCGAGGACGACGAAGCTTTCGCCGGGCcgttccgcgcgcgcctgtaCTGGAACAAGCGTGCGTatgccgcgctggatccTGTGGAAGTGCGTATCATTGTATACAGCGATGCCCCGGAGACGGTTAAGCTAAAGAACATTATTATGTCTGTGCGCCAGACCGTCACGTACCTTCCCGACGGAAAAGGTACGGCGACCACCGGCGACACGGCTCGGCCGTCGCAGCAACGCACCGAGGTTCTTGTATCCAAGAACCGTGGCATCCGCAAAAAGATCCGCAAAGGCGAGTTCCTCATGTACGATCTGGCGATCACGATCCCCAAAAACCACACGCTCATGTCCGTCTTGACCGCGAAACACATTGAGGTTTCGCATGCACTACGAGTTGCTATAGAGGTCGGCAAGGAGCGGGTCATGTTTGAGCACATTGAGCTCCAAATTTCTGGCTTCTCTGCCAATGTGAGCGAgtcggccatggcgcggaTCGGACACGTCCCGGCGCTATGCCTCACGAATGAGGAGCCAATGGATCCGATGCCATCGCACGAAACACACCCCGTGTTCATGGACACCCAGCCAACAAGCCCTGATTACGCGGCGTATGCCGGCTACGATCAAATGATGGTCGACGGCGGGATGGAAATGCCGTTGCTAGCACAGGATGCAGCATTCATCGGCACTCCGACGCCGCGGGGACCGCTTGTCTTCCACGCGCGTGATTCGCGGATCGCAAACGAACGCAATTCCATCTACCACGATACGGAGGCCGCGTCTTTCCGGAACCAGTACATGAATGCACCGTCAACGCGGCCCAAGCACATGAGTTTGCTTCCACCGCAGGGAATGTACCGGCCTGACGATGTGATCACACCGGGCGGGCAGGTCTCGCCACGCCCCCCCATGTCAGAGTTCTTTGCCAGTCCACAGCGCGATGGCAACTATAGCCGAGTGTCGATGTACGACGACCCTTCCCTGAACTTGGCTGTTCCCGTGATCAAGACACCGGCCAGGACGTCGTCCATAGACGCGGTCCAGCCTGCGCGCACCGACACTAACACTGTACCGCCaatgcgcgatgcactgcaagGTGCGACGGCAAAtccaggcggcgcgccgccgtttcGGTCCGCCGAGGCGGAAAAAATCCGTCTTTTTGaacgcgcacgcgccgaggcgGAGCAGTACCAACAGCAATACACTCACGGTGCAGTGTTCCCGGGAGAAGAGCGTGGCGACGAGCCACCTGCAGCAAActccgcgccgagcaccgcgcagtTTTCCACCGCCGCGGAAgaaaaagcggcgctctcTGCCCGGGCACAGGCCGAagccgcggcggcacactatgccgagcgtgccgcacaTGCACAGGAAGAAAGCGTTGcaacgccgccgccgcatgcCCCTTCTGCGGCATCCACACCGTTCCTCACAAGGtccgaggcgcgcgccatggagGAAAAGGCCAAGTTGCAGAGCCACTATGCACTGTCCGAGTCCCCGTCGCCGCCTTTTGTGACTGCAGCGTCAAATAAAACCACGTCCAACTTGCCAATGCTGGGCGAAACCGCAAAAGCTGAAgggagcgcggcgccgccgccgcggccgcccAAGCTTCCTCTCGCGGAGCCGTAGCGTGTAGTGTAATGTGGAGAACTGGGATGGGCACTGCTTGGGCCGCCGTGGCTTGCTCCACGTTTCTAATGCGTGTCCTTTTGCTTGCCGgcctgctgcttgcgtgccttgcagcggcacgctcgaaTGCGCATACCAAGCAAATTGATGGAAGCAACATTCCACGCGTGTTTTCACAAGTGGCGCAACACATTGCGAAACACTATCCGTCCCGCGTCGTTTCCTACAATGCAGACGACGTGCAcgcgcatgtcgcgctggatgACGCAGTGCGTAATCATAGAAGTGCAGAGCAGGGATGGGTAAATCCAGAGACACATGGTGGAAGTATGCTGGATCTCGTCGGCAATGGATTCCGCGAGCCGATGAACGTCATTATCTCTGGCAAGTCGGATCCGAGTGTCCTGAGCGACAAGGGCCTGCTCGACTATGTGCGCTCAATTGGATTCTCGTTCGAGTGCCTCCATATTCATCTGG
This region of Malassezia vespertilionis chromosome 9, complete sequence genomic DNA includes:
- the RPF2 gene encoding rRNA-binding ribosome biosynthesis protein rpf2 (EggNog:ENOG503NV15; COG:J; BUSCO:EOG09263EBB) yields the protein MLPVVKPKNARSKRALSQRESKEYENAKTSIFVKGSRTSEKVNMVMKDLAALKKPEVIPFNKHNDVLPFEDASSIEFWGQKNDASLFLVGSSQKKRPDNLCWVRLFDGQVLDILEMGILDAVDTRIFKGPKPSVGMRPLFHFSGPEFAADTLEGDRLQAAGASYEASNAFLHLKSLLLDFYRGEELQPNNIALSGLEYVISVTIAPSTKKEAEQPSQDLESLYRAAGLSDKITGGTLVHKAPSCVVHFRVYMVRMVASGSKTPRVELSSCGPSIDFELRRRLPAGDRMLQALRRPKTAEQRNTQGKGKRKNIDTDVMGDMVGRVHLGKQDLSTLNVKKVKGLRGARFDEEDGNLAFGDEDEDGDEDEDDEGVEDDEEFEEEEDEFEEESEEEDEE
- the RNR1 gene encoding ribonucleoside-diphosphate reductase (EggNog:ENOG503NWE4; COG:F) is translated as MIFVYKRDGRKEEVRFDKVTARVAKLCYGLDMNYVDPIEITRKVIDGIYEGVTTVELDNLAAETAAYKTTTHPDYAVLAARIAISNLHKETKKTFSQVVKDLYDYVNPRTGKHSPMISDETYEAVMANKDTLDSAIIYERDFHYNFFGFKTLERSYLLRVNGKVAERPQHMLMRVAVGIHGANVENAIETYNYMSEKAFTHASPTLFNAGTPNPQMSSCFLIAMQDDSIEGIYDTLKSCAMISKTAGGIGLHIHNIRSTGSYIAGTNGVSNGIIPMLRVFNNTARYVDQGGNKRPGAFAIYLEPWHSDVFEFIDLRKNHGKEEVRARDLFFALWIPDLFMRRVQEGGDWSLMCPHECPGLSDSYGEEFDALYERYEREGRAKRTVKAQKLWYAVLEGQIETGGPFILYKDAANRKSNQKNVGVIKSSNLCTEIMEYSSPDETAVCNLASIALPTFVEGTGAAKRYNFERLHDVAKVVCKNLNRIIDINYYPVESARRSNMRHRPIGIGVQGLADAFMIMGYPFDSPEARLLNLQIFETIYHAALERSSEIAAELGPYETYAGSPASQGILQFDMWNKTPTDLWDWATLKEKIAKHGLRNSLLLAPMPTASTSQILGFNECFEPYTSNIYMRRVLAGEFQVVNPWLLRELVEQGLWNESMKQKIIAHGGSIQNIADIPDRIKALYKTVWEISQKVIIDMAADRGAFICQSQSLNVHLSAPTFGQLTSMHFYGWKKGLKTGSYYLRTRPAANAIQFTVSKEDIAEAKESKKNASQAALQAKATDKAQIEEARAKQQVFSTDAVVQGVGRLGVDGTVTHDGPRTEGAPAEDDGFQAALERQKRRQEEADRLACSLENKEACLMCSG
- a CDS encoding uncharacterized protein (COG:S; EggNog:ENOG503P49B), with amino-acid sequence MSPPRIILRPPPSRDFLQGYPGIPESETRPAAHLTGTIEIQHGSKQLSAAWLRVEMSKVETLPSGESWTELIGQGPIDVWQAAPSGNAADGEVWQTLPQVRKTLYSPQRKFEFRVNVPEKLPPSLRLEKNGGISYQLVATMCVQIKRYVPSHPNHSGFFRRTLVKKVLQDVRAIHLEKHELHSTWPLYNVPEDDEAFAGPFRARLYWNKRAYAALDPVEVRIIVYSDAPETVKLKNIIMSVRQTVTYLPDGKGTATTGDTARPSQQRTEVLVSKNRGIRKKIRKGEFLMYDLAITIPKNHTLMSVLTAKHIEVSHALRVAIEVGKERVMFEHIELQISGFSANVSESAMARIGHVPALCLTNEEPMDPMPSHETHPVFMDTQPTSPDYAAYAGYDQMMVDGGMEMPLLAQDAAFIGTPTPRGPLVFHARDSRIANERNSIYHDTEAASFRNQYMNAPSTRPKHMSLLPPQGMYRPDDVITPGGQVSPRPPMSEFFASPQRDGNYSRVSMYDDPSLNLAVPVIKTPARTSSIDAVQPARTDTNTVPPMRDALQGATANPGGAPPFRSAEAEKIRLFERARAEAEQYQQQYTHGAVFPGEERGDEPPAANSAPSTAQFSTAAEEKAALSARAQAEAAAAHYAERAAHAQEESVATPPPHAPSAASTPFLTRSEARAMEEKAKLQSHYALSESPSPPFVTAASNKTTSNLPMLGETAKAEGSAAPPPRPPKLPLAEP